The DNA region AACATTGAGGGGGCAAAGATTTCTTAAGAAGGCATTTGACCGTGCTATTAGCACAAAGGCTGACTATATATATTTTACTGTTTTTGAAAAACATAGTTCATTAATTAACTTGTTTCAGACATATGGTTTTTATAAGCACGGTGAAAAACAAACTATCAATGGTATTGAATATGTTTATTTAAGAAATCTTAAAAATATCAATGGAGACATTTTACTGGATTATCCTTTTATAATGACTAAAAATGCAAATAAGTATTTATTATCAATATATCCTGAATATCATACTAAATTGTTTCCTGATTCAAAACTGATTACTGACTCTCCTGATATTGTGCAAGATGTTTCCCATACAAACAGTATACATAAAATTTATATATGCGGAATGAGGCAAGTCGCTGATTTAAAACGAGGAGATTTATTAGTTATTTATCGTACGGGCGATGGAAAAGGCCCGGCCTATTATCGCGCTGTTGCTACATCTATAGTAGTAATTGAATCAGTAACTCATATAAGTCAATTTTATTCAGAAGATGATTTTATCAATCGATGCAGAAAATTTAGTATTTTTAATGAATCAGAATTAAAAGGCTTTTATAGAAAAAAGAACCTTCCTTTTGTTTTAAGGTTTACTTATAACCTCGCTTTATCTAAACGTCTCACCCGTGCTAAATAACTGCGCCTAATAGTAGATCACCGAATGGAACTCAATCCGGTTTGAGCGATCTGATCAATCGCCAAAAAGAACATATCGCCAACCGGACTGAGTTATGCCGATCATAGCACCGATACCCAGAAATGAACGACGTCAGATGGAAAAAATTGTCCATAAAACAACAGACAAAAACCATTCCAGACGTCTCATGGCCAT from Limnobaculum xujianqingii includes:
- a CDS encoding N-acetyltransferase encodes the protein MDNLLFQKFNEFNHDDPFFDSLKNDYIDFSHWLNRKSLSGDSAYVLYEESGCIEGFMYLKDHDDGEDISPKLPDGNLLKIGTFKFCSKQTLRGQRFLKKAFDRAISTKADYIYFTVFEKHSSLINLFQTYGFYKHGEKQTINGIEYVYLRNLKNINGDILLDYPFIMTKNANKYLLSIYPEYHTKLFPDSKLITDSPDIVQDVSHTNSIHKIYICGMRQVADLKRGDLLVIYRTGDGKGPAYYRAVATSIVVIESVTHISQFYSEDDFINRCRKFSIFNESELKGFYRKKNLPFVLRFTYNLALSKRLTRAK